The genomic segment CCACATACGCGCGCAGCACCGCGTAGCTGCGCGCGTGCAGGCGCGGCGGCAGCGCACGATAACGCGCGAGCGCGGCAGGTTCGAAGCGCACGTCGATGGTGATGCGCCGCGCGGTCGAACCGAAGCGCATCGCCACGTAGTGAATCGCTAGCGACGTGCGGCCCGCGTCGTCCCGCCGCTCGGCGAACTGCGTCTGTTCGGGAAAGAGATCGCTGATCACGCGCGCGAGCATCTCGATGTCCGCGCTCGGGCAGTCGTATTGATAGTCGTCCATTCGATGTCGATATTCGATTGATGCGCTTCACGCGCCCTGCGCAGCGGCACGCCGATAGTAGCGCACGAGCGCCACCGCGACGATCACGCCGAGCACGAGGTACACAGCGTCAGCGGCGATGAGCGGCACGAGCCCCGCCTGGAAGAGCGCGGCGGGCAAGCCGACGAGCGCATGCGCGGCGACGAGAAATGCGAGCGCATGACGCGAACGCTCGCGCAGCATCTGCCACATCAGCGCGGAAAAACCGATCTGCAGCACGAACGCGCTCGCGCGCTCGACGAGAAAGATGCCGGCCGACACGGGCGACAAAGTCATCAGCACCAGATGAATGCGCGCGAGCGCTTCGAGCGGCGCGCTTTCGAAGTGCGTGTCGAGCGTGCCGCGATTCGCGAGCACCGCATAGACGATCCATTGCACCTGCACGAGCACGCCGACGATCCACGCTTCCGCCCCGCCGTGCCCGATGCCGTAGCCGAGCCCCGGGCCATGACGATCGAGCGCGCCCAGCTCACGCGAGATGAGCCATTTCATCGCAAGAAAACGTCCGACCTCTTCGCACAAGCCGGCCGCGATCGCACCATAGACGACGAACACCGCGGGATACCTGAGCCACACCGACGTAGCGGGATTGCTCAGCATGAAGCCGTGCAGCGCGCGTTCGATGACCATCGCGAAGAGCGCGAATACGGCGATACCGAGAATCGCCTCGCGCGGCATGATGGAAAAACGCGGGCGCAGCTTCTTGTACAGCACGATGGGCATCGCTGCAATGATGAGCGTCGCGAGCGCGAGGCTCAGCAACGTCGAAACACTGACCATTCAGATTCCTTGTGATGCGGGTTGAGTCGCGCGTATCGTGGATGCGCGCACGACGAGTTCGCCCGGCAGCAGGCATTCGCGCGCGGCCATCGCGGCGCCGCCGAGCCGTTCGTGGAGAAATTCGACCGCGCGCCGGCCGATATCGTAGGTCGGCTGACGCACCGTCGTCATGCCGGCGAGCTGCGCCCATTCCGAATCGTCGATCGACATCAATGCGACGCTCGCCTGCCAGTCCGCGCCGTGACGTTCCTTCAGATGCACCGCGACGCGCAGCGCAACCGGCCCGTTCGCCGCGAAAAGCGCGACGCGCCTGCCCTTCGCTCTTGCCGCCGCGACGCGCGTGTCGAGTTCGGCGAGCGCGGCGCCTGCATCGGCGAGATCGATCACGAGCGTCGAGCCGCTGGCGTCGAGCGCCGCGACGGTCTCGCGAAACGCGGCCTCGCGCAAGCGCCGCGAACTGATATGCGTGACGGGCTGAACGATGAAAAGCAGCTCGTCGAAGCCTTCAGCGACGAGATGACGCGTGGCGAGTTGCACGGCGGCGGGGTTATCGAGCCCGACCATATCGGTGATGAAGCCTTCGACCGAACGATCCACCAGCACGACCGGAATGCCGCCTTGCGCGAAGCCTTGCAGCAGTTCTTCCTTCACGCCGAGCGCGTTGACGATCACGCCTTCGACGCGATAGGTCGTGAGCAGTTGCAGATAGCGCCGTTCCATATCGATCTCGTTGGCCGCGTGGCAGATGAGCGGCATGTAGCCGAGCGCGTGGCACGCGGCTTCGACGCCTTGCAGCACTTCGACGGAATACGGATTCGTGAGATCGGCGAGCAGCATGCCGATCAGGCGGTTGCGGCCGCGCTTGAGGCCGCGCGCCATCTGATTCGGCCGATAGTCGAGCTTGGCGATGGCCGCTTCGATGCGTTCGCGCAGGTCGGGCGACAGCACGCTCATCTCGCCGTTCAGATAGCGCGAGATGCTCGTCTTGCCGGTGCCGGCTTCGCGGGCGACATCGGTGATCGTCGCGCGGCGCGCGCCGAATGTGGCCGGGCGGTTCGTCAGTGTGGGATCGTCGGACATAGTGGTCGTGGGCCCGCGCCTCGCTCTCGAGCGCTGCGCGATGCTGTCATTATCGTTCTCCTCGCATCGCGCATGTTAGCGCATGCCCGCGCGACCACGCGTTTTCAGCGCTTCAGGACTTCGCGATTGACGATGTTTGTCGTGAGCGTGCCGTCCAGTGCCCCGACGAGGTTTTCCGCGGCGTTGCGCGCCATCGCGTGACGCGTTTCGTGCGTGGCCGAGCCGATGTGCGGTAGTGCGACGACGTTGTTCATCGCGAGCAGCGGCGAATCGGCGGGCAGCGGTTCCTGTTCGAACACGTCGAGGCCGGCGCCGCGAATCGTGCCGTTCTTCAGCGCTTCGATGAGCGCGTGTTCATCGACGGTCGGTCCGCGCGATGCGTTGATCAGGATCGCGCTTCGCTTCATCTTCTTCAGTTCATTTGCGCCGATGAGTCCGCGCGTGTCGGGCGTCAGCGGCACTTGCAGGCACACGAAGTCGGATTGCGCGAGGAGTTCATCGAGTTCGACGCGTTTGGCGCCGTATTCCTTTTCTGCCTGCTCGTTTGCGCTGCGGTTCGTGTAGAGCACGTTCATGCGAAAGCCGAGCGCCGCACGGCGCGCGACCGCCCCGCCGATGCGCCCGAGCCCGACGATGCCGAGCGTCTTGCCTTGCACATCGACGCCGAATTGAGCCTCGCCGATGCTCGCCTTCCAGTTGTCTTGCTTCACCCATTCGGCAAGTTCGACGACGCGGCGTGCGCTGGTGAGGATCAGCGAGAAGACGGTGTCGGCGGTGGATTCGGTTAGGACGTCGGGGGTGTGGGTGAGGATGATGCCGCGGCGCGTCAGGTCCTCTACGTCGAACTGGTCGAAGCCTACTGAGATCGTCGACAGCGCTTTCAGGTCTTTTGCGCCTTCGATCATGGCGGGGGTGATCTTTATGCTCGCGCCGATGGCTCCGTTGGCTTGCTTCAGTGCCGCTATGAAGGCGGCTTCGTCTTTTGGATCGACGCTTTTCACCTCTGCGTGCTCGCGTAGGTAGGCTTCCACGTCGGAAGGTAGGGTTTTGTAGGCTACGATTTTGTGGGTCATTTTTGGATTGCTTCGGGTTGCTTAGGCTTTCGTAGAATCCTGATTTCGTGTTGGTCGGTTAGCACTGCCCCTGTGCGGGGCGGCAGTCACTTTCTTTGCTGCTGTGTATAGACCGGGGACATGGTTGACACTTTCGTCGGGGACATCGTTGACACTTTGATCATGGGGTATCGGGCTGGTTTGGGTCAAACGTCATGAGTCGGTGATGCGCGAAATAGAGGTCGTAGGCATCGGCAATCGTGCTGCTCGGTCGCGCCGCGATGTGCAGTCCGTGCAGTGCACTGGATACGCGCAAGCGGTGCTTTCCAAACGTTACCCTGCCGTTCCAGCCCACCAGCAGAACCTGATCATCCGGTCCGTATTCGAGCGGCGGCAGGCGGCTGGGCATCGCCCGCGCACTGGGCCGATAGCGCGTGATCGGCGTCGCCATGCCGATGCCCGCGTGCGGGCGCTCAAAGTTGTAGCTTTGGCGCCAGCGGTCGAATTCAGCCTGCACCTGATCGGGCCCGGTGAAGCTGCGGTGATTCAGCACCTCGGCCTTGAGCGAGCGATGAAAGCGCTCGTCCTTGCCGTTGGTCTGCGGGTGATAGGGACGGCTATGGCTCATACGAATACCCAGCCGAATGCATCGGATGGCCAACTCGGTCAATTCGCCAGGCTTGCTTGGCGTGCCCCACGGCGCGCCGTTATCGGCGTTGATCTGTTGCGGCAGCCCGTAACAGGCGAAAGCGTTTCGCAGGTGCGTGTACACCGTCTCGGTGTCCTGGCTGCAGCACGCCTGCAGCACGAGGTTGAAGCGCGAATGATCGTCGAGCACGGTGAGCGGGTGGCAGCGCCTTTGATCGAGCATGCCGAAGTGGCCCTTGAAATCGATTTGCCACAGCTCGTTAGGCTCGGCGCGCTCGAAACGGGTCCAGGCGGTGGCCGCGTCCGAAGCCTTCTCGCCGATGCATCCATGGCGCTGCAAAATGGCATTGACCGTGCTGTGCGAAGGCACGCCTTGCAGGCCTTGATCCTTCAGGCGCCGGCTGATCTTGTGCGCGCTCCAGGCCGGATGCTGGCTTCGCACCTCCAGCACCCGCGCTTCGAGTTCGTCACAGGTTCGATTCGGGCTGCTGTGCGGACGTCTGGAGAGATCGCCCAGCGCCTCGCGGCCCCCGGCCTGATAGCGGTTGACCCACTTGTATCCGGTCTGCCGGCTGATGCCAAAGCGTTGGCACAGCTCGTTGAAAGCAATCTCTTGTTGCATGGCCAGGGTCACGAATTCAAGGCGAAGTTGCATGGTGTCCTGCGGGTTCCAAGGCATGGTCGGGTCCGGGCATCGAGATGCCCGAAAGTGTCAACCATGTCCCCGCGGATCTGTCAGCTATGTCCCCGGTCTATACACTGCTGCAAAGAAAGTAACCAAAGAAAGCAGCTCGAGACGCCCGCGGTCACACGCAATTTGGGTATCCTTCTCCTCACCCGTGGCCTCTGTAGCGAGTGCCCTCACAGGCCACATCCGGCTTGGACCGCGCACGGTCTGCCACATCGCGCCGCGTGCGTGGCTGGTTCAGCACCTAATGGCTCCGGCCCGCTGCGCGGCCGACCGGTCCATCGGGACTGCGCGTGCTTCTGCGTTTCTCTTTTCTCGTTGGTTTCCCTTACATACCCAACGGCAGCGCGTAGCGCTGTGCCGAAGCTATTTCGTGCTGAACCAGCGCGCACAAAACGACTAGCTTGTCAGACCGTGCGCGGTCCAAGCCCGGTTAGGCCTGCGAGGGCACTCGCTACTGAGGCCACGAGCAAGGAGAAGAATGCCCAAATTGCGTATGACCGCGGGCGTCTCAAGCTGCTTTCTTTGCCTACTTTCTTTGCAGCAGCAAAGAAAGTAGGTGCCGCCCCGCACAGGGGCAACGCTAACCGACCAACAAGCTATCGGGATCCGGCGAGAAGAAACAAAAATCAAGACCGCACAACCACCCCAGCCCCCACCGCACCCTGCGGCCTAACCGCCAAAGTAAGCCACACAGCCAGCAACAACGCCACACTCATGAACACGTAAGAGGCAGCCGGCGACCCCGTCGCCCCATTCAGATAGCCAACAAAATACGACCCGACGAACGAGCCCAGCGCCCCCATGCTATTGATGAGCGCCATCGCCCCACCCGCGACATTCTTCGGCAAAAGCTCCGGCACGATCGCAAAGAACGGCCCATACGGCGCATACATCGCCGCCCCCGCAATGACGAGCAGCGTATAGGAAGCCCAGAAGTTCGTCGAGCCGAGCAGATACGATCCCGCGAACGCGACCGCGCCGATCAGCAGGAACGGCCATACGAATGCCTTGCGCGCCTGCAGCTTGTCCGACGCCCACGACGCCAGCAGCATCGCGATGGTCGCGGCAAGATACGGCACCGCCGACAACCAGCCCGTCTCGACCATCCCGAGCGTCGAGCCGTTCTTCAGAATCGACGGCAGCCACAGCACGAAACCATACACGCCGATGCTCCAGCAGAAATACTGCGCGCACAGCTTGATCACCGCCGGCGACTTGAATGCCTCGCGATAGTTCTTCACCGGCTTGATCGCGGCCTGTTCGGCGCGCAGGGTCGCATCGAGATCGTTCTTCTCCTGGTCCGTCAGCCACGTCACCTGCGCGGGCTTGTCCTTAACGATGAACCACCAGATCACCGCCCACACGACCGCCGGCAAACCTTCCGCGATGAACATGTGACGCCAGCCGAACGAATTCACCAGATAACCCGAAACGACCGACATCCACAGCACCGTCACCGGATTGCCGAGAATCAGGAACGTATTGGCACGCGATCGCTCGGATTTGGTGAACCAGTTCGCGATGAAGACGAGCATCGCCGGCATCACCGCGGCCTCGACGACGCCGAGCACGAAGCGGATCGCCATTAACGACGGAATGTTGCTCACCATGCCCGTGAGCGTCGCGCACCCGCCCCACAGGACCAGGCTCCAGAACACGAGCTTCTTCACGCTGCGGCGCTCGGCATAGATCGCGCCGGGAATCTGAAAGAAGAAGTAACCGAGGAAGAACAGCGCGCCGATCAGCGACGACAAGCCCTTGCTGATGCCGAGATCGTGATTGATGCCCGCGGCTGCGGCGAAGCCGTAGTTGGCGCGGTCGAGATACGCGAGGCTGTACGTGATGAAAACGATCGGCATGATCGCCCACCAGCGGCGCGCCGCAAGCTTGGGAGTCGTAGATTGCATGGTTGTCTCCGAACGCAATTCGGTTGAGTCTTTCGGTTGCTGGCTTCAGGCCAGATCGAACGCGGCTTTGGCCGTCTTGTCGTTGGAATCCTGTGCTTCGAGCAGGTCGAGCGCGGCGCGCGTCGGCAGTCCTTCGCTGTCGCCGATCACCTGAATCGCCAGCGCGCCGATGCGGTTGCCACGCGCGATCGCATGACGCACGTCGCGCCCTTCGAGCAGCGCGCTGACGACGCCGACCGCGAAGCCATCGCCCGCGCCGACCGTATCGACGACATCGACGACCGGCACGCCCGGCACGATGCCCGCATCGCCATCCGCCGTGCGGAAGTACGCGCCGTGCGCGCCCAGCTTCACGACGACGCCCTTCGCGCCCCGGTCGAGATAGAACGCGGCGATGTCTTCCGGCTTCGCGTAGCCCGTCAACGTCAGACCCTCGGCCACGCCCGGCAACACCCAGTCGGCGAGCGCGGCGAGCGCGTTGAGCGACTCGGCCATCGCCTCGCGCGACGGCCAGAGCGTCGGGCGCAGATTCGGATCGAACGAAATGGTCTTGCCAGCCGCACGCATTTCGCGGGCCATGTGAAACGCGAGTTCGCGCGAAGTCGCGGAAATGGCGGGCGCGACACCCGTCAGATGCAGATGACGCGCGCCGAGCACGTAGTCGGCGGCGTAATCGTCGAGCGAAAGGTGACTCGCGGCCGAACCCTTGCGGAAGTATTCGACGGCCGGATCGCTGCCGTCGTCGCACTTGCCCTTGAGCTGGAAGCCAGTCGGAAAACGCTCGTCGATCGTGACGCGGCGCGCGTCGATGCCCTCGGCGGCGAGCACGTCCAGCACGTAGCGCCCGAACGAGTCGTTGCCGACACGGCTCATCCAGCCCACCTTGAAGCCGAGCCGCGACAGGCCGATCGCGACGTTCAGGTCCGCGCCCGCGACGCGCTTGGTGAACTGACCGGCCTTCGCGAGATCGCCGGTGACGGCCGCGACGAACATCGTCATCGCTTCGCCGTAGGTGACGACGTCGAGAGCTTCAGGCTTGGCTTGCATGTCGGGTCCTTTGCAGATGAATGCTGAATGCAAAATGCTTAATTCAAAATGCCGCTCAAAATGCCGAGATGCGCGCGACCTGGCGTGCGGCGTCGAGCGAGACATCGGCGGCGGGAATGAACGGATATTCGATGCCGCGCGGCACGTCGCCCGGCAAGTGCGCGAGGAGCGTCGCGAAACGCGCGTCGCCGTTCGCAGGCGCGGCGGCGAAGCGGCGCGCGCCCTCGCCCATCACCGCCTTGCAATGCACATAGGCGACATGCGGTGCTAGGCGCGTGGCGGCGTCGAGCGGGTCCTGTTCGGCCCAGTGCCAGTTGCCGGTGTCGAACGTCATCGCGAGGCCGCTCCCGGCCGGCAGCGCGGCGAAGAGCGCGTCGAACGCGCCGATAGTGCCGCCCGCCTTCAGTTGCCCGTTTTCCACGACGACGCGCGCTTTCGACGCAACGATTGCCGTCATCAGGCGATCGAGCGTGGCCGGATCGGTCGCGACGCCGCTTTCGGTGCCACCCAGTTGCAACTTCACGATGCGCGCGCCGAGCGCCGCGGCTTCGTCGATGGCGAGGGCAAGCGCGTCGGCATCGAGCGCGCCGTCGTCGCGGAACAGCGTGGCGGGCGTCGAGTACACGGCCCACAAGCCCTGCGCGCGGATTCGCTCGCCAAGTTGCGCGAGCGCTTCGGCCTCCGCATCGGCATCGCTTGCGAACAGTTCGCGACGCACCTCGAAGCCATCCGCGCCCGCGCGCGCCGCAGCGGCAGCCCATATGGCGTGGCCATCGCGCCGGATCGCGTCCGCGCCGAAGGCGCTTGCGACGATCACGACTTCGGTGCGCTTCTGATCGATATCGGACATTGAGTGTGCTTGCATCGGGTAGCGGTTTCGGCCCCAAAAACGGCTTTGGAACCGGTTCCATAAACGTTTTTCAAAAAGGACGCCGCAGCGCCCCTGTTGAGAACGAATGGTGCGTCAGACCGCCATCGACGCGCCATAGTGGAATTCCCTAGCCGAGCAGACCCGGCTCCTCGCACAACTCCAGGAAACGCGCCGCCACGCGCGAAGGCGTCGCCGCGTGCGGCAGCAGGATCGAGAACCGTCGCGTGAGGGGCTGCGGCGCGATACGCATGCGCTGCAGCGCGCTGTCCTCATGCCGGATCGACATCGCCGAGACGAAGCCGATGCCCATGCCCGCGCGCACCGCTTCCTTCACGCCCTCCACGCCCGCGATTTCGATCGCGACGCGCATGGGCGCGTCGCTCTCTGCGAACGCGCGCTCGATGACCTGCCGCACGCCCGAGCCCGGCTCGCGCAGCACGAGGGGATGCTTGCCCAGCGCCTCGAGCGTGACCGAATCGCCGCCGCCCGCGAGCGGGTGGCCGTTCGGCAGGATCGCGACGATCTCGTCCTCGCGCCATGACGTGACCGTCGTGCCGAGCGGCAGATCGCTTCCGGGCGAGCCTTCGACCAGCGCGATATCCAGCGAGCCGAGCGCCGCGACGATGTCAGCCGTATTTCCGTCGATAGTCGTCACCACGACCTCCGGAAAGCGCTTGTGAAACGCCGCGATCAGATACGGCAGCAGATAGCTCGCGGGCGTCGTGCTCGCGCCGATGCGCAGCGTGCCGCGCTCCAGCCCGCGCAGCGCGTCGCGCAGCGCATGCGCCGCGCGGAAAGTTTCGCGCAGGCGCTCCGCATGGCCGAGCAACTGTTCACCGGCGGCGGTCAGACGCACGCCGCGACCGTCGCGCTGGTATAGCGGCTCGCCGAACTCATCCTGCAGCAGCCGCAGCTGGCCCGACACGGCCGGCTGCGACAGATGCAGTGCCACCGCAGCGCGGCTGATATTGCCATGCTCCGCGACCGTTGCGAAAGTTATCAGTTGTTCCGGGGTCATGTATCTTAAATATCACCTAAACCGATATATGTCATTCTAAATCACGATTTTTCATATTCATATATCGAGAATAGGATTAGCCCATCGACGTATCCAACTTACCAACGGGTTCCCTCATGTCCACGCTTCAATCCGCCCGCCCTCTCGCACCAGCCGCGTCCTCCACACGCGGACAGCTCAACGGGATTCTTTTCGTTGCGTTGTTCGCGGCAGCGGTCACGCGGCTCGCCTCCCTGCCCGCCATCGCCGGGCTCGGGATCAGCCCGCTGATCGTCGGCATCGTCGCGGGTGCGATCTATGGCAACGCGCTGCGCCACGGCATGCCCGATAGCTGGGCCGCCGGCGTCAACTTCTCCGCGCGCAAGCTCCTGCGCATCGCGGTCGCGTTCTTCGGGCTGCGCGTGAGTCTGCAGGAAATTGCGCAGGTCGGCGTGTCGGGCTTCACGGTGTCGGTGCTGGTCGTTGTCAGCACGCTCGTGATCGGCACGTGGGCCGGCATGAAGCTGATGAAGCTCGATCGCGACACGGCGCTCCTCACGGCGGCCGGCAGCGCGATCTGCGGCGCGGCCGCGGTGCTCGCGTTCGAATCGACCCTGCAATCGAAGCCGCACAAGAGCGCGATGGCCGTCGGCAGCGTCGTGCTGTTCGGCACGCTCTCGATGTTCCTCTACCCGCTCGCGCTCAACGCCGGCTGGCTGCATCTCGATACGCTCGGCGCCGGCCTGTTCTTCGGCGGCACCATCCACGAAGTTGCGCAGGTCGTCGGCGCGGCGAGCAACGTAAGCCCCGAGGCGACGCACATTGCGACCATCGTCAAGATGACGCGCGTGATGCTGCTGGTTCCGGTGCTGCTCGTGATCGGCTTCTGGATCAACCGTTCGCGTGCCGGCGATTCGTCGCAAGGCAAAGGCAAGATCGCGGTGCCCTGGTTCGCGCTCGGCTTTCTCGCGCTCGTCATCGTGAACTCGCTGCACGTGCTGCCCGATACCGCGACGAGCACCATCAACATGCTCGACACCTTCGCCCTCACGATGGCCATGACCGCGCTCGGCATGGAAACGCGCATCGCGCAGATTCGTGAAGCCGGCCCGCGTGCTCTCGCCACTGGCGCGATCCTGTATGTGTGGCTGATCGGCGGCGGCCTCGCGATCACACTGGGCGTCGAAAAGTTGTTCGGCTGATCGATGCCTTGAAGCAGCAATCGCGCGAGACGTCCCCTCTCGCGCGAAATCGTTTTTGAAGGAGCACTCATGGAACACGGCGCTCGCACCCAGAACGAGAAGCTCGATGTCAAGACCACGACGTGCTACATGTGCGCGTGCCGCTGCGGCATCCGCGTGCATCTGCGCGACGGCGAAGTCCGCTACATCGACGGCAATCCGAACCATCCGCTCAATCAAGGCGTGATCTGCGCGAAAGGCGCCTCGGGCATCATGAAGCAGTACTCGCCCGCGCGTCTCACGCAGCCGCTGATGCGAAAACCCGACGCAC from the Caballeronia sp. NK8 genome contains:
- a CDS encoding DUF3022 domain-containing protein — its product is MDDYQYDCPSADIEMLARVISDLFPEQTQFAERRDDAGRTSLAIHYVAMRFGSTARRITIDVRFEPAALARYRALPPRLHARSYAVLRAYVEATLGSLEETYANGETVPREVDIEMGEDFA
- a CDS encoding YhfC family glutamic-type intramembrane protease → MVSVSTLLSLALATLIIAAMPIVLYKKLRPRFSIMPREAILGIAVFALFAMVIERALHGFMLSNPATSVWLRYPAVFVVYGAIAAGLCEEVGRFLAMKWLISRELGALDRHGPGLGYGIGHGGAEAWIVGVLVQVQWIVYAVLANRGTLDTHFESAPLEALARIHLVLMTLSPVSAGIFLVERASAFVLQIGFSALMWQMLRERSRHALAFLVAAHALVGLPAALFQAGLVPLIAADAVYLVLGVIVAVALVRYYRRAAAQGA
- a CDS encoding LacI family DNA-binding transcriptional regulator; this encodes MSDDPTLTNRPATFGARRATITDVAREAGTGKTSISRYLNGEMSVLSPDLRERIEAAIAKLDYRPNQMARGLKRGRNRLIGMLLADLTNPYSVEVLQGVEAACHALGYMPLICHAANEIDMERRYLQLLTTYRVEGVIVNALGVKEELLQGFAQGGIPVVLVDRSVEGFITDMVGLDNPAAVQLATRHLVAEGFDELLFIVQPVTHISSRRLREAAFRETVAALDASGSTLVIDLADAGAALAELDTRVAAARAKGRRVALFAANGPVALRVAVHLKERHGADWQASVALMSIDDSEWAQLAGMTTVRQPTYDIGRRAVEFLHERLGGAAMAARECLLPGELVVRASTIRATQPASQGI
- a CDS encoding D-glycerate dehydrogenase: MTHKIVAYKTLPSDVEAYLREHAEVKSVDPKDEAAFIAALKQANGAIGASIKITPAMIEGAKDLKALSTISVGFDQFDVEDLTRRGIILTHTPDVLTESTADTVFSLILTSARRVVELAEWVKQDNWKASIGEAQFGVDVQGKTLGIVGLGRIGGAVARRAALGFRMNVLYTNRSANEQAEKEYGAKRVELDELLAQSDFVCLQVPLTPDTRGLIGANELKKMKRSAILINASRGPTVDEHALIEALKNGTIRGAGLDVFEQEPLPADSPLLAMNNVVALPHIGSATHETRHAMARNAAENLVGALDGTLTTNIVNREVLKR
- a CDS encoding IS481 family transposase codes for the protein MPWNPQDTMQLRLEFVTLAMQQEIAFNELCQRFGISRQTGYKWVNRYQAGGREALGDLSRRPHSSPNRTCDELEARVLEVRSQHPAWSAHKISRRLKDQGLQGVPSHSTVNAILQRHGCIGEKASDAATAWTRFERAEPNELWQIDFKGHFGMLDQRRCHPLTVLDDHSRFNLVLQACCSQDTETVYTHLRNAFACYGLPQQINADNGAPWGTPSKPGELTELAIRCIRLGIRMSHSRPYHPQTNGKDERFHRSLKAEVLNHRSFTGPDQVQAEFDRWRQSYNFERPHAGIGMATPITRYRPSARAMPSRLPPLEYGPDDQVLLVGWNGRVTFGKHRLRVSSALHGLHIAARPSSTIADAYDLYFAHHRLMTFDPNQPDTP
- a CDS encoding MFS transporter, whose amino-acid sequence is MQSTTPKLAARRWWAIMPIVFITYSLAYLDRANYGFAAAAGINHDLGISKGLSSLIGALFFLGYFFFQIPGAIYAERRSVKKLVFWSLVLWGGCATLTGMVSNIPSLMAIRFVLGVVEAAVMPAMLVFIANWFTKSERSRANTFLILGNPVTVLWMSVVSGYLVNSFGWRHMFIAEGLPAVVWAVIWWFIVKDKPAQVTWLTDQEKNDLDATLRAEQAAIKPVKNYREAFKSPAVIKLCAQYFCWSIGVYGFVLWLPSILKNGSTLGMVETGWLSAVPYLAATIAMLLASWASDKLQARKAFVWPFLLIGAVAFAGSYLLGSTNFWASYTLLVIAGAAMYAPYGPFFAIVPELLPKNVAGGAMALINSMGALGSFVGSYFVGYLNGATGSPAASYVFMSVALLLAVWLTLAVRPQGAVGAGVVVRS
- a CDS encoding sugar kinase; the protein is MQAKPEALDVVTYGEAMTMFVAAVTGDLAKAGQFTKRVAGADLNVAIGLSRLGFKVGWMSRVGNDSFGRYVLDVLAAEGIDARRVTIDERFPTGFQLKGKCDDGSDPAVEYFRKGSAASHLSLDDYAADYVLGARHLHLTGVAPAISATSRELAFHMAREMRAAGKTISFDPNLRPTLWPSREAMAESLNALAALADWVLPGVAEGLTLTGYAKPEDIAAFYLDRGAKGVVVKLGAHGAYFRTADGDAGIVPGVPVVDVVDTVGAGDGFAVGVVSALLEGRDVRHAIARGNRIGALAIQVIGDSEGLPTRAALDLLEAQDSNDKTAKAAFDLA
- a CDS encoding sugar phosphate isomerase/epimerase, with the translated sequence MSDIDQKRTEVVIVASAFGADAIRRDGHAIWAAAAARAGADGFEVRRELFASDADAEAEALAQLGERIRAQGLWAVYSTPATLFRDDGALDADALALAIDEAAALGARIVKLQLGGTESGVATDPATLDRLMTAIVASKARVVVENGQLKAGGTIGAFDALFAALPAGSGLAMTFDTGNWHWAEQDPLDAATRLAPHVAYVHCKAVMGEGARRFAAAPANGDARFATLLAHLPGDVPRGIEYPFIPAADVSLDAARQVARISAF
- a CDS encoding LysR family transcriptional regulator, which codes for MTPEQLITFATVAEHGNISRAAVALHLSQPAVSGQLRLLQDEFGEPLYQRDGRGVRLTAAGEQLLGHAERLRETFRAAHALRDALRGLERGTLRIGASTTPASYLLPYLIAAFHKRFPEVVVTTIDGNTADIVAALGSLDIALVEGSPGSDLPLGTTVTSWREDEIVAILPNGHPLAGGGDSVTLEALGKHPLVLREPGSGVRQVIERAFAESDAPMRVAIEIAGVEGVKEAVRAGMGIGFVSAMSIRHEDSALQRMRIAPQPLTRRFSILLPHAATPSRVAARFLELCEEPGLLG
- a CDS encoding YeiH family protein, with protein sequence MSTLQSARPLAPAASSTRGQLNGILFVALFAAAVTRLASLPAIAGLGISPLIVGIVAGAIYGNALRHGMPDSWAAGVNFSARKLLRIAVAFFGLRVSLQEIAQVGVSGFTVSVLVVVSTLVIGTWAGMKLMKLDRDTALLTAAGSAICGAAAVLAFESTLQSKPHKSAMAVGSVVLFGTLSMFLYPLALNAGWLHLDTLGAGLFFGGTIHEVAQVVGAASNVSPEATHIATIVKMTRVMLLVPVLLVIGFWINRSRAGDSSQGKGKIAVPWFALGFLALVIVNSLHVLPDTATSTINMLDTFALTMAMTALGMETRIAQIREAGPRALATGAILYVWLIGGGLAITLGVEKLFG